A portion of the Burkholderiales bacterium genome contains these proteins:
- a CDS encoding hypothetical protein (possible pseudo, frameshifted) encodes MNKEDIEISLTGNVLTIKGETKREEKEEKGDYYRCEISRGAFSRTVSLPAEVDESKAKASLNDGVLEITLPKTETAKKRTIKVE; translated from the coding sequence GTGAACAAGGAGGACATCGAGATTTCGCTCACCGGCAACGTGCTCACCATCAAGGGCGAGACCAAACGCGAGGAGAAGGAAGAAAAAGGCGATTACTATCGCTGCGAGATTTCCCGCGGCGCGTTCTCGCGCACCGTTTCGCTGCCGGCGGAAGTGGACGAATCGAAAGCCAAGGCGTCGTTGAACGACGGCGTGCTGGAGATCACGCTGCCCAAGACGGAGACGGCGAAGAAGCGCACCATCAAAGTCGAATGA
- a CDS encoding ribonucleoside-diphosphate reductase, adenosylcobalamin-dependent, with protein sequence MEFSTQASRHVWDTKYRYRDGANGGDHTIEDTWRRVARTLGAVERRDREAWTRRFFAILKDFKFLPGGRILAGAGTGRNVTLFNCFVMGTIEDSMEGIFRALHEGAVTMQQGGGVGYDFSTLRPRGTRAKGVGAIASGPVSFMGLWDAMCATLLSTGARRGAMMATLRCDHPDIEEFVSAKRKPGALRHFNLSVLVTDAFIKAVRLGRDWSLVFPATAADEPGGETVLRDWPGHDEPVRCRVHRTLKARDLWAMILRATYDYAEPGVLFIDRINRQNNLWYRERISATNPCGEVPLPPYGACDLGSVNLTAFVREPFTDRAHLDTEGIRETATVAARLMDNVIDASQFPLAQQAEQARGTRRIGLGITGLADTLIMLNLRYAEPEARALAAEVMRLICHSAYRSSIELAKEKGPFPFFERGQYLHGEFIRSLPADIRDGIARHGIRNSHLIAIAPTGTISLLAGNVSSGLEPAFAAEFRRSMLHEDGTTSAFELVDYAVALWRRLTGDRKGLPPAFVRASDVPPDGHVAMQAALQPFVDNSISKTITVPEDFPFDAFQNIYDLAYDRGLKGCTTYRPNPVRGVVVTAAEESTVAPHCCAIEREAD encoded by the coding sequence GTGGAATTCTCGACGCAAGCGTCCAGGCACGTCTGGGACACCAAGTACCGGTATCGGGACGGGGCAAACGGCGGGGATCACACCATCGAAGACACTTGGCGCCGGGTAGCGCGGACGCTGGGCGCCGTGGAACGGCGCGACCGGGAGGCTTGGACGCGGCGCTTCTTCGCCATCCTGAAAGATTTCAAATTCCTGCCCGGCGGGCGCATCCTGGCCGGCGCCGGCACCGGGCGCAACGTCACGCTTTTCAACTGCTTCGTGATGGGGACGATCGAGGACTCGATGGAGGGCATCTTCCGCGCCCTCCATGAGGGTGCGGTCACCATGCAGCAGGGCGGCGGCGTGGGCTACGATTTTTCCACCTTGCGCCCGCGGGGCACGCGCGCGAAGGGCGTCGGCGCCATCGCTTCCGGGCCCGTCTCCTTCATGGGCCTCTGGGACGCCATGTGCGCGACCCTTCTATCCACCGGTGCGCGGCGCGGGGCGATGATGGCGACCCTGCGCTGCGACCATCCCGACATCGAAGAGTTCGTCTCGGCCAAGCGGAAGCCGGGCGCGTTGCGGCATTTCAACCTGTCGGTCCTGGTAACCGACGCCTTCATCAAGGCAGTCCGCCTGGGCCGGGATTGGTCCCTTGTCTTCCCCGCCACGGCGGCGGACGAACCCGGAGGGGAAACCGTCCTGCGCGACTGGCCCGGGCACGACGAGCCCGTGCGCTGCCGCGTCCACAGGACGCTCAAAGCCCGCGATCTCTGGGCCATGATCCTGCGCGCGACCTACGACTACGCCGAGCCGGGCGTGCTCTTCATCGACCGCATCAACCGACAGAACAATCTCTGGTACCGCGAGCGCATCAGCGCGACGAACCCGTGCGGCGAGGTGCCGCTGCCGCCGTACGGCGCCTGCGATCTGGGATCGGTGAACCTCACCGCCTTCGTGCGCGAGCCGTTCACCGACCGGGCGCACCTGGACACGGAAGGCATCCGCGAGACGGCGACGGTCGCCGCGCGGCTCATGGACAACGTCATCGACGCCTCGCAGTTCCCGCTCGCGCAGCAGGCGGAACAGGCACGCGGCACGCGGCGTATCGGTCTGGGCATCACCGGGCTCGCCGACACTTTGATCATGCTCAACCTGCGCTATGCCGAGCCCGAGGCACGCGCGCTCGCCGCCGAGGTCATGCGCCTGATTTGTCACAGCGCCTACCGCAGCTCCATCGAGCTCGCCAAGGAGAAGGGGCCGTTCCCGTTCTTCGAGCGCGGCCAGTACCTCCACGGCGAATTCATCCGATCGCTGCCGGCGGACATCCGGGACGGAATCGCGCGGCACGGCATCCGCAACAGCCACTTGATCGCCATCGCCCCGACCGGGACCATCAGCCTGCTGGCCGGCAACGTGTCGAGCGGCCTGGAGCCGGCTTTTGCCGCGGAATTCCGCCGCAGCATGCTGCACGAGGACGGCACCACCTCCGCCTTCGAGCTGGTCGATTACGCCGTGGCTTTGTGGCGGCGGCTGACGGGCGACCGCAAGGGCTTGCCGCCGGCCTTCGTCCGCGCTTCGGACGTGCCCCCGGACGGCCATGTGGCGATGCAGGCGGCCCTGCAACCGTTCGTCGACAACTCCATCTCCAAGACGATCACCGTCCCGGAGGATTTCCCGTTCGACGCGTTCCAAAACATCTACGACCTCGCCTACGACCGCGGGCTGAAAGGCTGCACCACGTACCGCCCCAACCCTGTACGGGGCGTGGTCGTCACGGCGGCGGAGGAGAGCACGGTGGCCCCCCACTGCTGCGCGATCGAGCGCGAAGCGGACTGA
- a CDS encoding CBS domain-containing protein, whose amino-acid sequence MKVGDICTREIVSTDHTATLDQAAALMREHHVGALLVTQDTPSGPMAAGVVTDRDLVVLAMARGIAPQQAAVGQLVSGRLVTVRAEASVDDAIDVMQSAGVRRVLVTSGDGQLEGIVSLDDVLEALADQVAGLARAVRGGIAQETATRGLLSFEERPVRVPVESK is encoded by the coding sequence ATGAAAGTCGGAGATATCTGTACGCGCGAAATCGTGTCCACCGACCACACCGCCACCCTTGATCAGGCTGCCGCGCTGATGCGGGAGCACCACGTGGGGGCTTTGCTCGTCACCCAAGACACGCCGAGCGGACCCATGGCCGCGGGCGTGGTCACCGACCGGGACCTGGTGGTCCTGGCGATGGCCCGCGGGATTGCTCCCCAGCAGGCGGCGGTCGGCCAACTGGTAAGCGGCCGGCTTGTCACCGTGCGGGCGGAGGCGAGCGTCGACGACGCCATCGATGTCATGCAGAGCGCCGGCGTGCGCCGCGTCCTGGTGACGTCCGGCGACGGCCAGCTCGAGGGCATCGTCTCCCTGGACGATGTGCTGGAGGCGCTCGCCGACCAGGTGGCCGGGCTTGCCCGGGCGGTCCGGGGCGGCATCGCACAGGAGACGGCGACGCGCGGCTTGCTGTCCTTCGAGGAAAGGCCCGTGCGGGTGCCCGTGGAGAGCAAATGA
- a CDS encoding phosphoribosyltransferase, which produces MIFRDRIDAARRLATALAKYRGARPLVLAIPRGAVEMGRVLADELDGELDVVLVRKLGAPFNSEFAVGAVDESGWTYVADYAPQAGADPQYLEAEKRRQLQVLQTRRRKYTPGREPIDPAGRTVIVVDDGLATGATMIAALHAVRAKKPAWLVCAVPVAARDSLEKVRGYADEVVCLHAPEDFGAVSAFYLDFPQVDEDTVAALLAQRRPEGAVVEK; this is translated from the coding sequence ATGATTTTCCGGGACCGGATCGACGCGGCCCGCCGGTTGGCGACGGCGCTGGCGAAATACCGCGGCGCGCGTCCCCTGGTGCTGGCGATTCCCCGCGGCGCCGTCGAGATGGGCCGCGTGCTGGCCGACGAGCTGGACGGCGAGCTGGACGTGGTGCTGGTCAGAAAGCTGGGCGCGCCGTTCAATTCCGAGTTCGCGGTGGGCGCGGTCGATGAGTCCGGCTGGACGTATGTGGCCGACTACGCGCCCCAGGCCGGGGCAGACCCGCAGTATCTCGAGGCGGAGAAACGGCGCCAGTTGCAGGTCCTGCAGACGCGCCGGCGTAAGTACACGCCAGGGCGCGAGCCGATCGATCCGGCGGGAAGAACCGTCATCGTGGTGGACGACGGGCTCGCCACCGGCGCCACCATGATCGCGGCCCTGCACGCGGTGCGGGCGAAGAAGCCGGCCTGGCTCGTCTGCGCGGTTCCGGTGGCGGCGCGGGACAGTCTCGAAAAGGTGAGGGGCTACGCGGACGAGGTCGTGTGCCTCCACGCGCCGGAGGACTTCGGGGCCGTGAGCGCGTTCTATCTCGACTTCCCTCAGGTGGACGAGGACACGGTGGCCGCACTCCTCGCGCAACGGAGGCCCGAGGGCGCGGTGGTCGAGAAGTGA
- a CDS encoding protein archease → MEAPTYDYFEHDADIGVIGRGRTVTEAFEAAARAMFAIMTDLAQVGQALTVQVEFEEPDVELALVTWLNRLLGAAREHGAVFSRFSLERRGDRWVGEASGEAWTSRMERGVEVKGATLTMLSVRERDGEWEARCVVDV, encoded by the coding sequence ATGGAAGCGCCGACCTACGACTATTTCGAGCACGATGCCGACATCGGCGTGATCGGGCGAGGGCGGACCGTGACCGAAGCGTTCGAAGCCGCGGCCCGGGCGATGTTCGCCATCATGACCGATCTTGCCCAGGTCGGTCAGGCGCTCACGGTCCAGGTGGAGTTCGAAGAACCGGACGTGGAGCTGGCCCTGGTCACCTGGCTCAACCGGCTGCTGGGGGCGGCGCGGGAGCACGGCGCCGTCTTCAGCCGGTTCTCCCTGGAGCGGCGCGGGGATCGCTGGGTGGGGGAAGCTTCCGGCGAGGCCTGGACCTCCCGCATGGAGCGGGGCGTGGAGGTGAAGGGCGCGACGCTCACCATGCTTTCGGTCCGGGAGCGGGACGGGGAATGGGAAGCGCGCTGCGTGGTGGACGTTTAG
- a CDS encoding DNA replication protein: MSEPQASVWAAARAYLARGWSVVPVEPRGKRPVVPWAEFQRRLPTEDELEAWFRHRGNSNLAIVTGAVSGLVVLDVDPRHGGEQSLAALEARHGGLPVTVEATTGGGGRHCYFSHPGGLVPNRIAIASGIDLRGDGGVAVAPPSLHPSGRCYAWVPGRSPDEVPLAAIPPWLLRLVLPAGPRTGHPIAHWRTLVREGVEEGQRNNTIASLAGHLFWHGVDPQVVLELLLAWNRARCRPPLADDEVARVVESILRLHEREREEAVPFDPSQTGGIRDGTHHREDR, translated from the coding sequence ATGTCCGAACCGCAGGCTTCGGTATGGGCCGCAGCCCGCGCATACCTCGCCCGCGGCTGGTCGGTGGTCCCGGTGGAGCCGCGTGGCAAGCGGCCTGTGGTTCCGTGGGCCGAGTTCCAGCGCCGCCTTCCGACGGAGGACGAGCTCGAGGCGTGGTTCCGGCACCGCGGCAACTCGAACCTGGCCATCGTCACCGGGGCCGTGTCCGGGCTCGTGGTGCTGGACGTGGATCCCCGGCATGGAGGCGAGCAGAGCCTCGCCGCCCTCGAAGCCAGGCATGGCGGGCTGCCCGTCACCGTCGAGGCGACGACCGGGGGAGGGGGACGGCACTGCTATTTCTCCCACCCCGGCGGGCTAGTGCCGAACCGGATCGCCATCGCCTCGGGCATCGACCTGCGCGGAGACGGCGGCGTGGCGGTGGCGCCCCCGTCGTTGCATCCGAGCGGGCGGTGCTACGCCTGGGTGCCGGGACGCAGCCCCGATGAGGTGCCTCTGGCGGCCATACCCCCGTGGCTCCTGCGCCTGGTGCTGCCCGCGGGACCGCGGACGGGACATCCGATTGCCCATTGGCGGACCCTCGTGCGGGAGGGCGTGGAGGAAGGGCAACGCAACAACACCATCGCTTCCCTGGCCGGACACCTTTTCTGGCACGGCGTCGACCCGCAGGTGGTGCTCGAGCTTCTGCTCGCCTGGAACAGGGCGCGATGCCGTCCTCCCCTGGCGGACGACGAAGTGGCCCGCGTGGTGGAGAGCATCCTGCGTCTGCACGAGCGGGAGCGGGAGGAGGCGGTTCCGTTTGATCCAAGTCAAACAGGAGGAATCCGAGATGGAACTCATCACCGTGAAGATCGATAA
- a CDS encoding universal stress protein produces MFKHIFVPIDGSATSQVALETALQLAKEQGAEVRIVHVFKHFVVSSGGGPIDLTEAFKREGETALARAENRAREAGVPAATELIDAGGRRIPGAIVEEAARWPADLIVMGTHGRHGFEHLLLGSVAEGVARRSPIPVMLVRGR; encoded by the coding sequence ATGTTCAAGCACATCTTTGTTCCCATCGACGGAAGCGCCACATCGCAAGTCGCGCTGGAAACGGCGCTCCAACTGGCGAAGGAGCAGGGCGCCGAGGTACGGATCGTCCACGTCTTCAAGCACTTCGTGGTCTCCTCCGGCGGGGGACCCATCGACCTCACCGAAGCATTCAAGCGGGAGGGGGAGACGGCGTTGGCGCGGGCGGAGAACCGGGCGCGCGAGGCGGGCGTGCCGGCCGCGACCGAACTGATCGACGCCGGCGGACGGCGCATCCCGGGGGCCATCGTGGAAGAAGCCGCCCGGTGGCCTGCCGATCTCATCGTCATGGGAACCCACGGGCGGCACGGCTTCGAGCACCTTCTGCTGGGCAGCGTGGCGGAAGGCGTCGCCCGGCGAAGCCCGATCCCCGTGATGCTGGTGCGGGGACGGTGA